Below is a genomic region from Equus caballus isolate H_3958 breed thoroughbred chromosome X, TB-T2T, whole genome shotgun sequence.
gagacacaaaaaacaaatagggaaaaaacaaagaatccactaaaaaacttttagaaataataagtgaatatggtaaagttgcaggatacaaaatcaactacaaaaatcagttccatttctatacactaacaacgaagtagcagaaaaagaTGAACACAATCTTATTTAGAAtcgcaataaaaagaataaaatacctaggaataaatttaaccaaagaggtgaaggatCTGTACAGTGAAAtccataaaacattgttgaaagaaactgaagaagacacaaagaaatggaaagatattccgtgctcttggattggaagaattaacatagttaaaatgtccatgcttcctaaagcaatctacaggctcaatgcaatccctatcaaagttccaacaacattttttacagaaatagaacaaagaatcctaaaatttatatggaacaacaaaagaccccgaatagctaaaggaGCCcggagaaaaaagaacgaagctggaggtatcccactccctgatttcaaaatatactacaaagccatagtaaccaaaacagcatggtactggcacagaaacagacacacagatcaatggaacagaaccgagagcccagaaataaacccacacacctatggacagctaatttttgacaagcgAGCCAcaagcatacaatggagaaaggaaagtctcttcaatagtgttgggaaactggacagccacatgcaaaagaatgaaagtagaccattatcttacatcaaacacaaaaatcaactcaaaatggattaaagacttgaatataagacctgaaactatgaaacttctagaagaaatcataggcagtatgctcttcgacatcagtcttagcagcatattttcaagtaccatgtctgaccgagaaagggaaacaatagaaaaaataaacaaatgggactacatcaaactgaaaagcttctgcacaccaaaggaaaccatcaacaaaatgaaaagacaacctaacaattgggagaagatatttgctaatcacatatctgataaggggttaatatccaaaatatacacagaactcatagggcccggcccagtggcccagcggttaagttcgcatgttctgctttcatggcccggggttcaccagttcagatcccaggtgcggacatggcatcacttggcatgtcatgctgtggtaggcgtcccacatataaagtagaggaagatgggcatggatgttagctcagggccagtcttccttagcaaaaagaggaggattggcagtggatgttagctcagggctaatcttcctcaaaaaaaaaaaaaaaaagaactcatccatttcaacaacaaaataagcctaacaacccaattaaataatgggcaaaagatctgagcagacatttctgcaaagaagatatacagatggccaacaggcacatgaaaggatgttcaacatcattaactatcagggaaatgcaaatcaaaactaaaatgagatatcacctcactccagtcagaatggctataattaacaagacaggaaacaacaagtgttggagaggatatggagagaagggaactctcatacactgctggtgggagtgcaaactggtgcagccactatggaaagcagtatggagtatcctcagaaaattaagaatagatctaccatatgatccagctatcccactgctggggatttatccaaagaacatgaaaacatgaatgtgtaaagatacttgcactcctatgttcattgcagcattatccacaatagccaagacttggaagcaacctaggtgcccatcaaaggaagaatggacaaagaagatgtggtatatatacacaatggaatactactcagccataagaaaggatgaaatccggccatttgtgacaacatggatagaccttgactgtgttatgctgagtgaaataagtcagagggagaaagtcaaataccatatgatctcactcataagtagaagataaaaacaatgacaaacaaacacataacaacagaggttggattggtggttacccataggggaaggggggagggaggagggcaaaaggggtgattaggcacatgtgtgtggtgatggattgtaatcagtctttgggtggtgaacatgatgtaatctacacaggaaacGAAATacaataatatacacctgaaatttatataatgttataaaccagtgttacagcaatttaaaaaaaaaaaaaaaaaaaaagaatacaggggctggccccgtggccgagtggttaagttcgcacgctccgctgcaggcggcccagtgtttcattagttcgaatcctgggcgcggacatggcactgctcatcagaccacgctgaggcagcgtcccacatgccacaactagaagaacccacaacgaagaatacacaactatgtaccagggggctttggggagaaaaaggaaaaaataaaatctttaaaaaaaaaaaaaagaatacataaaaacATGTATCTGGGGCCCACATTTTTCTTCTGGCCTCAGGCTCCAGTAGGGCTCGGTATGTCATTGTTGTTGATCCTGTCTTTCTTtaagattttgatattttgttcatcatggattttttgtattaatttttattttaggaaatattgcattaaaatactatttatcttgattactgagttttttggcaCCCCCTTAAATTTTGTACACAAGGCAAATGCCTTACCCAACCCTTTTCCGAGCCCTGCTTGAAGTCTTTAGATATATAAGTAATCTATTTGAGACTAGTGGGCATCTGAAAGTATTGTAGTTGAAATATAGGGCTTTATTCCTGGAAGTGGTTTCCATCACACCTCTTCACTATGTTTGTAATAAAGTCCAGAGTTCTGAAGTGgggagaaattttattttttaaaataagatttattttttagatgGGTAACACATTCACatgattcaaaattcaaaaggcatAGAGAAGAGGTATATAGTAAGAAGCTTCCCTCCCATCACACCCTCTAACCACCCAGTTCCTCTCCCTAGAGGCAACAATTAACAGTATCCTTCAAGAGATCATTTATGCTTGTTCAAGCAAATGTGCATATAGTTCAATCCTCTCTTTTTACACAAATGGTAGCATATTGTGCCTTGAATCttactgttttaattaaacaACAATACGTAGGAGCTCATTCCATATCAGTATATAAAGAGGCTCTTCAATCTTTTTTATAGCTGTATAGTATAAGTATCTTGTGGAACATTATTTAACCAATAGCTTACTGAgagacactcaggttgtttccagtcCCTTTCAATTACAAACAGTGCTGTAGTAATAACCTTGTTTGTATGTCATTTTGCACGTGAATATATCcgtaggataaattcctggaagtcaGATTTCTGGAATGGAAGGTTTGTACATTTATAATTTGGTAGATATTCCTAAACTGCTGTCTGTGGAGGTGGTAGCAATGCACACTCCCACTATAGCCTAACAGAGTGCCTGttcccttacacacacacacaacagtaTGTTGTCAGACTTTTGCTTTGCCGGTCTAATAGGTGAGAGATATCTCAGTGtaggtttttaaatttctcttaaatataaacatcttttcacatgttcgagtcatttatatttccatttctttgagcTGTCTCTTTATatccatttttctattaaatCATTGaccttttattattgatttataggagCCCTTTATATAATAAGGACATTAGTCCTTTGTAGACaagtttcaaatatttgttccccatctgttgattttcttttacctttatgGAAGTCTTGCTGTTCAGGATTTTTTTATGTAGACAAAATTAACCACCTTTTATTTTATGGCTTCTGGGTTTTGTGCAAAGTGGGGAAGCTTGATGAAAGCCCACTAAAGAATAAAGACAGGAGGATCTTAGTAATCACCGTATCAGTAAGGAAGGGAATATGAATCAGAGGTGAGTGTTTGGAAATTGTAAAATTCTGTAACCTGCGCAATTTCCCTATATTGATTCTTTGTGTTGTCCCCTGTCTATTTTCCCATAGTGACTCAGAGCATAACCCTGAACATGCTAAGGGCCTATGTGCTTGTCTTGAGTAGGAAGAACAGGGTGAATTAGGAATAATAGTTAATCTGATAGGAAGAAGAACCCCGAGGTATTGGcagctttaagaaaaacaaagaaaagcaagcatGCCTGGGACCTGcctgagggaaggaaaaaagaaggaagtgctTGAAAAGCAGGGATCAGCTCTTTCAAGCTGGTGGTTATCCTGCCACAGAATGATGATGAAGGACAGCTGTTCAGAAAAAGAACTAGGCAGTGTTGATAATGTTTCCTTTGTAGTGACAAAGCACATCTAGCAATATCATGACCAAATTAGAGTTGTAACTTGAACAACGCTGGTTTAGTACACAGGTCAGTCCTGCTATATATTGAATGCTTGGGGCCTTAAGGAATTGACTCCAGTCTGAAGCACAGTTTAACAAATACTGCTGAGTCCCTGACTCCccactctttccttttcctttctttctactccttcttccttcccttttcaaAGTATAGCATTAAAACTCAAatgatattttatctttttttggcttatttctaaattttctattgcTTGCaagataaaactaaaaattcttaATATCATATGCTCCATTAGCTCTGCCACTTCAACTGGTCAGTTTCATGAACCAacttcttgcttttctcttcttgttctcCCACACAATGACTCTGCCAGGGTTATCAAAGATGCTCAgttctgaataataataataaataatagctaccatGAAAGTATCTACAGTGTACCAAGTGCTTTGTATGTGATCTCATTTTTCAACCCTGTAAGGCAGGCATTATCATCTCActtttatagatgaagacactgagaatcaaagaggttaagtggcttCCCTAAGGTAACACAGGTgctggcagagtcaggatttaaacccagTTCTGCCTAACCCTAAAACTTACCTTCTTTCCACTACACCATGCTATCTCTAGGATGAAATGTTCCAGTAATTCTGGCCCTGCCTTTTAGACAAACATTACTTCCTATCTTTAAATGTATTAGGAGGCAGCTTATTTTAGTAGTTCAGATCATGAGCTCTGGAGTCAaatggcctgggttcaaattccatcCCTACAACTTATTAGCTGTGTAATCTTGAATAagttaatttctctgagctttaggttctccatctgtaaaatggttatCGTACTAATAGTTCCTCTCTCATAgagttgcaatttttaaaaagatgatccATGTAAAACACTGAGTACAATGCAAGGCAAATAGCATGCACACCCTCAATAAAGCATAGCTGTTATTATCACTATATTGCAGATACATCTCAAAATTCTTTGGGCCCTTTTGTTCATCTAGAGTTCCTGAATCATCCGGATCCTGGTTTTCTATATCCTAATTGTCCCTTCTATGTATTTCTGTGTAGCAGAAAGTACCATAACTATAATGTATAGGCTTTGCCTTTTTTGAAAGTGATTTTTGCAAGATATAGCTTTAGACACACAATacaaattttattcattcatacattAAATGGCTAATTGCTCAAATGCTGCTCACTTGTTAAGGTGTTACAGGATGTAATGACTTAATTGTCAAATtgctttagcatttcttatataAGGACTAAAAACAGTAATTCAATTACTTCTTTTGAAAtaagatttctttatttctcgTATCACAGGATTCATCTTTTTGGCCCTGTGTGATCAGTTCCACTTGCAGTCTTCATAGTGGGACCTCGAGATGGCCAGACTAACCTCCTAGTGTCTATTCTCATCCTGCTCTTGGCTCACTTTCTGTGTCAGGTATCAAGTTTGGGCATTGACTTGAAGCAGCTGTTTTAGGGAAGCCAATCACAAAACCAGCCCTGGACTGGATAGTCCTGCTTTGTCTTCTGACTTGGGTGAGCCGATTCAAATGAACGATCTGAACAGGCCTTGGATATTTTCAGTACCTCTGCAGTCATTCCCATGTCGGATTTCCTTGCCTACTGCTATCATGACCTGCTCTGCCATTTTTTTCAAGGAATGGCAGCATATGACCCTCAGCGACTTTAGTGGTACCACTTATGCTTTCCTTTCCATGATTTTTGGCCTTTTTTTACTCCATAACTTTTGAGATGTCCCTTTTTGTCTGTACCTGTTGCCCTCTGACTTGAGATTAATACATCTAAACAATATCCTTACTCTTCCATGGAATGAAATTGAAGGTTACCAGACATTTCTCCATAAAaccttctttttaattaattaattaattttttgaggaagattagccctgagctaacatctgctaccaatcctcctctttttgctgaggaagactggccctgagctaacatctgtgcctatcttcctctactttacacgtgggactcctaccacagtatggcttgccaagcggtgccatgtccacactcgggatccgaaccggcgaaccctgggctgctgaggcagaacctacgcacttaaccgctgcgccaccaggccggcccccatcaaCCCTTTTTGAGTCCAGAAGATGCCAACAAAAATAAGGCTGAAAGTATGAGGAGTCTTAAGAGAAGCAGTACTGGGTGGTTTTGGAATAAAATCTCCTTAGGCCAagattttttattaaggtattgATATGAGGGAAAAtcggtttaaaaaaaaaaggccatcAATTGCTTTCCATGTAAAAGCTATTTCACATGGGGTTTATTGACTTGTTACATTTTTTAACTCAAACTACTATGGAGATTTATTTGTTATCATAAATAAATACGAAGGTCTTGCTTGATTTCTTTGTATCTGTTATCCCTAACGTTCATTCACGGACTCATGGGCAAGGGCCTCGGGGATAGTCTGGTTCGTTTTCACATCATGGAGAGCTCCTGAGACAGTGCCTTAGGCACCAGGGGAGGGATGCAAGGCAGTGGGGTGCAGACCCAAGAGTGGCAGGCCTCCCGACAGCCCTGCCACCAGAGcaattgcttttctattttatatgttagGCTTTCAAGTAAGATTTCATTGCAGAAAGTGTCTGCTAACCCAATCCTCGTGTTTTACAGTTGAGTCTTGAGTTTCCTACCCTGAATATTTGAAATGAGGACTTCATATGTCATGAGGGCTGAAAGTACCACCTTTCTATCAAGgttctgaaaataaatttctgagattgacaaaacaaacaaaaactcaaagtGTGCTCTGGTACTTAACATTCTTGAGGAGGGGGCAAaagttctcttctcttccccattGGCTTGTGCCCAGTAGTGTCGAACAATACTTGGTGCTCAAGCACATTGTATGACTCTGACAGACCCTCTTTCTCATTATGTATATAACCTGAGCAAGTAATAATACTGTAAAACAAAGACATTTGTGTCTAAATGtaatgagaatattttaatatgaaatgaagaataagaaGGAATAATGAtatatagtaataaaataaataaatagtatataataaaataaaaaggaagaatgaaggaaagacTAAAGCACCCTTCCTTTATGACTTGAGGTTTTACGTGAACACACTAAATTTTGTGGGGAAGACAATCAACAGGGGCATATAGATACAAGGTGTATGCCGGCTATCCACCCTAAAAGCCTGATTTCTCCTGGACTTCAAAATGCCAgtatgctgctgctgctactattaCTTCTTTACCATGTACATGTTCTCCTAACAGCAGGCAGACTCTCCCAAAACTTAAGTTCTATCATGTTACTCATCTGCTAaaacccctccccacctccccaaatGGCTCCCCACCTTGCTTGATAAAAGCCAAATCCTTACAATGGTCTACAACGCCCTGCATGACCAGTGCACGtcccggcccccagccccaaTCCCTCTCACGCATGTTTCTCCAActttctttcttcccactctCCGTAATCATTTTACTCCAGCCATACTGACCTTTTGACTATTCTACATTGGCATCACAGCATGTGGCTCCTACCTGGGGGCCTGAGGACTTGCCATCAcctctgcctgaaatgttctTCTCCCAGACAGCTACATGGCTTGGTCACTTAGTTGTTTCAGGTCTCTGCTGAAATGCCACCTGCCCaatgaggccttctctgaccatctAAAATCACAAGGCCCCACGAACATTCCCTAACGTGCTCgctctgctttttctccatgGCCCTCATCACAATGACATGATTTCTGTCTGTTGCCTGTCTCCCCTCACTAGAGCATAAGCTCCACATGGTCAGGGATGTGGTTTTTGTGCACTGCTGAATCCCTGGCACCAAAAACAGTGTCTGGTAGAGTAAGcacttaaatgtttgttgaatcatGTTTgcatgaggatttttaaaaatttccttgtaGTGTTTATATGGGGGTAAGTTAAACCAGGATTTGAGGCTTCTAGAAAAATGTATTTGCCCATCTTTCATGGATTTGCACTAAAGGCTCCCAACAAGAAGTTCCACTTTAGGTCTATACTCCAGTCTACTGGGATTTGAAGTAAGAGGAGGGGAATCCAGTCACTGTAACCTCTTCCAGTACACTCAGGGAACTGACTGTCAGCACTAAATTGCTTCCCTCCCCATCTCATCTCAAGGCTCTCTTTTCTCACAAGAAGGTCCGGGATCCCTAGAATATTGTGCCGTACCTTGCAGAGGGCAGGTACTCAGACTGACTACATTTCAGCCTTGGAAGCAGCCCACACCAAATCTCTCCAGGGTGCAGCTGATGACCAGAATAGAAAGCCTTCTCAATCACAGACTTGAATCTTGTAGAAGCTTTTATTTCAGTGATCAAAAGAACGCAGTAAATGGAATCTACACTGATTTACATTAGGCATGCACCTCTACCTGAAACTGCTGTTAGTTTTTGACTGGCCTAAGTCTTTATAGCTTATTTAGGCACATCTTTGAATTTTTTGGACCCTGATATACAGGGCAAGTTAATTTCTTCCTCGTGGCAGTTTAGTGATGAGAATTATGTTCACTGGGTAGACTCCTTTCTAACTAAAGGCCTCTATACTCTCAGGCTACCTGTACTACCTCGAGACCACACTTCATATAGATATGTAAATAAATCACAgtataaaggagagagagaatctaGAAAGCTGAAATGTACTGTATGAACATTCCACAGCCTTTTTTTTGCCAGCACTGATAGTTAAATTAAACACTAGATAAGGAGGCCTATAGTTAAGTACCAAATTACTCTTCCCCCACTGCCGCCCTTTCTGAGAGACACCAAGATGTGTATCAGTCTCCCCAGAAATCTGAAATGAGTCCACGCAAATGACAGATTTTATCCATGTGGTCCCACTATCAAATTATAGAAAGCAGTTCCACTATCAAAATTATAGGAAGCAGTTAATGGGACTTGGAGAAAAGCACAGTCCCATATACAGTAATATGCATCCAGTAGAGTCTTCCATTCATTTGTCAATTGTTTTCACAAGATTAGCATTAAAAAACACAACCAAATACCCATATGACCCCCaagccccacacacacacaaaattggtCTTTGTTCCTTCTCAGATGACAGGATGTCCCAAGAGTGACAAAGGTGGGAGGAATCTCCCATAGCCTTTTCTTCAACCATCCCATCAATCGCTCTTCATTTCTTGAACTACCTTTCTTTTCCAAAAGGTAATGCTGAGATCAGTCAGAAAGGCTTTCTGAGAAGACTGGCTTGGATTTCTGGGTCTGTTCCAGTCGATTCAAGATGAATTGGCTTGTATCAATGAAGCGCTCAACGCAGTTCACAAAACAGGCCTCAGCCCGACTGTCCAACTTTGGCCCAGGCTTGTCCATGCACTTCTCCTGATCAGAACAAGATACAGAATCACAAAAGGAACTTggaaaaagggggaggggggcaACTTCTTGTTGCTTAGAGGAAAAACTTCACCCGAAAACAGTATCTGATATGTTAAGAATAGTCACATTTGGCAGTTTCCTTTGTGGCGAGCAATTTTCTACAATCTTACATTCAAATCTCACAACATCCCTATGGAACAGATACTATTATTAATCCTCACTTTACAAAGAGGGCAGCTGTGGCACAGAGATACTTTGCTCAAAGTCATAGGGCCAGAAGATGGTGGAACTGAGACACTAGAgcaaaaaaatg
It encodes:
- the TIMM8A gene encoding mitochondrial import inner membrane translocase subunit Tim8 A, coding for MDSSSSSSAAGLGSVDPQLQHFIEVETQKQRFQQLVHQMTELCWEKCMDKPGPKLDSRAEACFVNCVERFIDTSQFILNRLEQTQKSKPVFSESLSD